A DNA window from Linepithema humile isolate Giens D197 chromosome 6, Lhum_UNIL_v1.0, whole genome shotgun sequence contains the following coding sequences:
- the LOC105671819 gene encoding scavenger receptor class B member 1-like isoform X1, producing MKSMFALQQFKKCIILFIVGIMSSFLTYLIYIADPVKLILEYNLQMAPHSMLFSIWKKPPLDLYLNIYIFNITNSEEFLHGKEKLKVEQLGPYVYQEFLENDNVTFNDNDTITFIPRRKVVYVPEMSVGDPKKDKVMVPNIAYLGVSSALHNAGFFVNYPFMQLANMMNTKTILNISVYDYLWGYEDSMVSLASKIVPNFITFQKLGLLDRHCTVSRNTHDFRTHLSPVALTIQMYDEGENIVTLNLRKDVDMTIEKGRYLSIDKYNGSPGLAQWGYVGTEGNETKKENNNCNTLQGATEGIIFPSNIDKRAIFRVFRKAFCRALPIMYRKETWAKNGLPGYLYTLTDDFADLPDQNPDNACFCRKMKSCLKKGLLDVTPCYYNIPAAVSLPHFLRADPSLLENIEGLNPDEEKHESYVILQQVVGVPIFFHSRLQTNLVMHHTKYNTKIAPFNDMVLPLFWFDMTILTIPTYLLILLKLILQILPIAQTILMYVLGIIGVTTIVLSLMSILWVLNQEQKQEHEASNRSIDSTDLRVPLYNGPYTSINILPTIKKMTSKTDLFS from the exons ATGAAATCCATGTTTGCGCTACAGCAGTTTAAAA aaTGCATTATCTTGTTTATAGTGGGCATCATGAGCAGTTTTTTGACTTATCTAATTTACATTGCCGACCCTGTAAAATTGATACTGGAATAC AATTTACAAATGGCACCACACTCGATGCTTTTCTCAATATGGAAAAAACCACCTCTTGATCTTTACTTGAACATCTACATATTCAACATTACCAATTCAGAAGAATTTCTACACGGCAAAGAGAAGCTCAAAGTCGAACAACTCGGACCATATGTCTATCA agaatttcttgaaaatgaTAATGTCACATTTAATGACAACGACACCATAACTTTCATCCCTAGAAGAAAGGTAGTTTACGTGCCCGAAATGTCAGTCGGTGATCCGAAAAAGGACAAAGTTATGGTTCCAAATATAGCTTACTTG GGTGTTTCATCTGCTTTACATAATGCTGgatttttcgtaaattatcCTTTTATGCAATTGGCAAACATGATGAATACCAAAACGATACTCAATATCTCAGTATACGATTATCTGTGGGGTTATGAGGATTCAATGGTGTCACTGGCTAGTAAAATTGTGCCAaactttattacttttcaaaaattgggCCTTCTGGACAGG CACTGCACGGTTTCAAGGAATACGCATGATTTCCGGACGCACCTTTCTCCCGTTGCATTAACAattcaa ATGTACGACGAGGGAGAAAACATTGTGACGCTAAATCTACGAAAAGATGTTGACATGACGATTGAGAAAGGCCGATATCTCAGTATTGATAAATACAATGGTAGTCCCGGATTGGCGCAATGGGGATATGTCGGAACGGAAGGCAACGAGACAAAAAAAGA gaataataattgtaatacgCTACAAGGCGCTACGGAAGGCATCATATTTCCATCGAACATAGACAAGCGTGCTATCTTTAGGGTCTTCAGGAAAGCGTTTTGTCGAGCGCTACCGATTATGTATAGGAAAGAAACTTGGGCAAAAAACGGGTTGCCAGGATATCTCTACACTCTCACTGATGATTTTGCCGATCTACCCGATCAGAATCCGGACAACGCATGCTTTTGCCGTAAAATGAAATCTTGTTTAAAGAAAGGTCTGCTTGATGTAACGCCGTGCTACTACA atattccAGCAGCAGTATCGCTTCCACATTTCCTTCGTGCTGATCCGAGTTTGCTAGAGAATATAGAAGGTCTTAATCCGGATGAGGAAAAACATGAATCATATGTAATATTGCAGCAG GTAGTTGGTGTGCCCATATTCTTTCATTCGAGGTTACAGACAAATCTGGTAATGCATCACACAAAATACAATACCAAAATTGCGCCTTTCAATGATATGGTGCTACCTTTATTTTGGTTCGATATG ACTATTCTGACGATACCGACTTATCTGCTGatcttattgaaattaatactGCAAATATTACCAATTGCACAGACAATATTAATGTATGTGCTTGGTATAATCGGAGTAACAACGATAGTATTATCGTTAATGTCTATTTTATGGGTTCTCAATCAAGA
- the LOC105671819 gene encoding scavenger receptor class B member 1-like isoform X2, with protein MKSMFALQQFKKCIILFIVGIMSSFLTYLIYIADPVKLILEYNLQMAPHSMLFSIWKKPPLDLYLNIYIFNITNSEEFLHGKEKLKVEQLGPYVYQEFLENDNVTFNDNDTITFIPRRKVVYVPEMSVGDPKKDKVMVPNIAYLGVSSALHNAGFFVNYPFMQLANMMNTKTILNISVYDYLWGYEDSMVSLASKIVPNFITFQKLGLLDRMYDEGENIVTLNLRKDVDMTIEKGRYLSIDKYNGSPGLAQWGYVGTEGNETKKENNNCNTLQGATEGIIFPSNIDKRAIFRVFRKAFCRALPIMYRKETWAKNGLPGYLYTLTDDFADLPDQNPDNACFCRKMKSCLKKGLLDVTPCYYNIPAAVSLPHFLRADPSLLENIEGLNPDEEKHESYVILQQVVGVPIFFHSRLQTNLVMHHTKYNTKIAPFNDMVLPLFWFDMTILTIPTYLLILLKLILQILPIAQTILMYVLGIIGVTTIVLSLMSILWVLNQEQKQEHEASNRSIDSTDLRVPLYNGPYTSINILPTIKKMTSKTDLFS; from the exons ATGAAATCCATGTTTGCGCTACAGCAGTTTAAAA aaTGCATTATCTTGTTTATAGTGGGCATCATGAGCAGTTTTTTGACTTATCTAATTTACATTGCCGACCCTGTAAAATTGATACTGGAATAC AATTTACAAATGGCACCACACTCGATGCTTTTCTCAATATGGAAAAAACCACCTCTTGATCTTTACTTGAACATCTACATATTCAACATTACCAATTCAGAAGAATTTCTACACGGCAAAGAGAAGCTCAAAGTCGAACAACTCGGACCATATGTCTATCA agaatttcttgaaaatgaTAATGTCACATTTAATGACAACGACACCATAACTTTCATCCCTAGAAGAAAGGTAGTTTACGTGCCCGAAATGTCAGTCGGTGATCCGAAAAAGGACAAAGTTATGGTTCCAAATATAGCTTACTTG GGTGTTTCATCTGCTTTACATAATGCTGgatttttcgtaaattatcCTTTTATGCAATTGGCAAACATGATGAATACCAAAACGATACTCAATATCTCAGTATACGATTATCTGTGGGGTTATGAGGATTCAATGGTGTCACTGGCTAGTAAAATTGTGCCAaactttattacttttcaaaaattgggCCTTCTGGACAGG ATGTACGACGAGGGAGAAAACATTGTGACGCTAAATCTACGAAAAGATGTTGACATGACGATTGAGAAAGGCCGATATCTCAGTATTGATAAATACAATGGTAGTCCCGGATTGGCGCAATGGGGATATGTCGGAACGGAAGGCAACGAGACAAAAAAAGA gaataataattgtaatacgCTACAAGGCGCTACGGAAGGCATCATATTTCCATCGAACATAGACAAGCGTGCTATCTTTAGGGTCTTCAGGAAAGCGTTTTGTCGAGCGCTACCGATTATGTATAGGAAAGAAACTTGGGCAAAAAACGGGTTGCCAGGATATCTCTACACTCTCACTGATGATTTTGCCGATCTACCCGATCAGAATCCGGACAACGCATGCTTTTGCCGTAAAATGAAATCTTGTTTAAAGAAAGGTCTGCTTGATGTAACGCCGTGCTACTACA atattccAGCAGCAGTATCGCTTCCACATTTCCTTCGTGCTGATCCGAGTTTGCTAGAGAATATAGAAGGTCTTAATCCGGATGAGGAAAAACATGAATCATATGTAATATTGCAGCAG GTAGTTGGTGTGCCCATATTCTTTCATTCGAGGTTACAGACAAATCTGGTAATGCATCACACAAAATACAATACCAAAATTGCGCCTTTCAATGATATGGTGCTACCTTTATTTTGGTTCGATATG ACTATTCTGACGATACCGACTTATCTGCTGatcttattgaaattaatactGCAAATATTACCAATTGCACAGACAATATTAATGTATGTGCTTGGTATAATCGGAGTAACAACGATAGTATTATCGTTAATGTCTATTTTATGGGTTCTCAATCAAGA
- the LOC105671820 gene encoding fatty acyl-CoA reductase wat-like encodes MTHTSNTYIDDLLDMSDPVVSSATSEIISSFEGCNILITGGSGFLGILLIEKLLRCCPDIGKLYLFMRVKKGKLAEQRFAEHFNDVVYDRLKKEQPNFMTKVIMIEADLKELDLGLSPENKERLLDTNIIFHAAATVRFNETLRNAVKINVNGTKQLVLFAKKLSNLKAFVHISTAYAHCVNAFIEEKFYSSPLDADQILTLVDSFDDKILDQITPILIGKWPNTYVFTKAIAEDIVRQCSAEIPICIVRPAIITSTANEPLTGWINNIYGAVGVVMGSGIGLLRTLHCNPDIIADIVPADYVVCNAIAAAWDTAKTKDTLLSTETENSKSPETKRLSVFNYISSRQNPITWRRFMKLNETYGLQVPTTNVLWYYMLFLNKYLLVHYICVIFLHMIPAAIVDTLFFLTGRKPILWKAYKKINLFGSILSYFTTQQWQFNNDAVLELWNRMNPTDREIFYFNIEDIDWEIYLKNMIPGMRLYLAHESLDTMDVAKARYRKLKVAHYTLLTISAILLTWGFVRLIMYIMSFF; translated from the exons ATGACACACACAAGCAATACCTATATTGATGATTTATTGGATATGTCGGATCCTGTAGTTTCATCGGCTACTAGTGAGATTATATCATCCTTCGAAGGATGCAACATTCTTATAACAGGGGGTTCTGGCTTCCTTGGCATACTCttaatcgaaaaattattgcg atgttGCCCGGATATAGGAAAACTGTATTTATTCATGAGGgtgaaaaaaggaaaattggCGGAACAGCGGTTTGCGGAACATTTCAATGATGTT gttTATGATAGACTAAAAAAAGAGCAACCCAATTTTATGACCAAAGTAATAATGATAGAAGCCGATTTGAAAGAGTTAGATCTCGGATTGTCGCCAGAAAATAAAGAACGTCTTTTAGACACAAACATAATTTTCCACGCGGCAGCCACTGTGCGATTTAACGAAACACTTCGAAATGCTGTGAAGATAAACGTGAATGGAACAAAGCAACTTGTTCTCTTTGCGAAAAAATTGTCGAACTTGAAA GCATTTGTCCATATATCTACTGCATATGCTCATTGCGTAAACGCAttcattgaagaaaaattttactctTCACCTTTAGACGCGGATCAGATATTAACATTAGTGGATAGTttcgatgataaaatattggaTCAAATTACGCCAAT ATTAATAGGTAAATGGCCGAATACATATGTGTTTACGAAAGCGATCGCTGAAGACATAGTGAGACAATGTAGCGCCGAGATTCCGATTTGCATTGTACGTCCAGCGATTATAACGTCAACGGCCAACGAACCATTGACTGGATGGATCAACAACATATATGGAGCAGTGGGTGTAGTGATGGGCAGTGGCATAGGTTTATTACGTACCTTACATTGTAATCCCGACATTATAGCAGATATCGTACCTGCAGATTACGTTGTTTGTAATGCCATCGCCGCGGCTTGGGACACTGCCAAAACAAA AGATACTCTACTGAGTACCGAGACTGAAAATTCGAAGAGTCCGGAAACAAAGAGATTATCGGTTTTCAATTACATATCATCGCGTCAAAATCCAATCACCTGGAGAAGATTCATGAAATTGAACGAGACCTATGGCTTACAGGTTCCAACCACGAATGTGCTTTGGTATTATATGctctttttaaacaaatatctaCTCGTGCACTATATTTGTGTGATATTCTTGCACATGATACCTGCCGCTATAGTAGATACTTTATTCTTCCTCACTGGCCGAAAACCCAT ATTGTGGAAGGCTTATAAGAAGATAAACTTATTTGGTTCCATATTATCGTATTTCACTACGCAACAGTGGCAATTTAACAATGACGCCGTTTTAGAATTATGGAACCGTATGAATCCGACTGATCgtgagattttttattttaacatagaGGACATAGACTGGGAGatatatttgaagaatatGATACCTGGTATGCGCTTATACTTAGCTCACGAATCGCTCGACACTATGGACGTAGCCAAAGCAAGATACAGAAA aCTAAAGGTTGCccattatacattattaacgATTTCTGCGATTCTGTTGACATGGGGCTTCGtaagattaataatgtatataatgtcATTTTTCTGA